In Rhipicephalus microplus isolate Deutch F79 chromosome 7, USDA_Rmic, whole genome shotgun sequence, one genomic interval encodes:
- the LOC142766985 gene encoding uncharacterized protein LOC142766985, with translation MRRTLQQYAINLLYKPGKELFLADALSRFPSKALLTEETERFNVNVIALVPASERRLEELRVATAKDPALSNIRSYAETDWPENKEDVPACARPFWAYREEMHTQDGLVFRSNKRLMGRQTRTLLPVPSCHLKPAPLPNRKVHSRLQEIRHKQKVYYNRGARDLRALSPGQRASLYDTHTRTWSQVVVLGSAGAQRSVLVKTEDGREMRRTRGHLREVPELPCPDTTTTPSSGLPGSGPVPEPPLPRRSTRERREPRRYPMPERPILPQEKEDVTELARPR, from the exons TTTTGGCTGATGCGCTCTCTCGTTTTCCAAGCAAGGCGTTATTGACGGAAGAAACCGAGCGCTTCAATGTTAACGTCATTGCCCTTGTTCCAGCTTCTGAGCGTCGCCTCGAGGAACTACGTGTGGCAACCGCCAAGGATCCTGCTCTGTCGAACATCCGATCCTATGCAGAGACTGACTGGCCGGAAAACAAAGAGGACGTCCCAGCATGTGCCAGGCCATTTTGGGCGTATCGAGAAGAGATGCATACACAAGATGGCCTCGTCTTTCGCAGCAACAAG AGGCTGATGGGTCGACAGACGAGAACACTGCTCCCGGTTCCCTCCTGCCACCTGAAGCCGGCACCATTGCCCAACAGGAAGGTGCACTCCCGTCTCCAGGAGATTCGCCACAAGCAGAAGGTCTACTACAATCGAGGTGCTCGGGACCTGCGCGCCCTCTCACCGGGTCAGAGGGCCTCGTTGTACGACACGCACACACGGACGTGGTCCCAGGTCGTTGTGCTGGGATCAGCGGGAGCTCAACGCTCCGTACTGGTAAAAACAGAAGATGGCCGAGAAATGCGACGCACACGGGGACATCTCCGGGAGGTTCCAGAGCTACCATGCCCCGACACTACCACAACACCTTCCTCAGGCTTGCCAGGCTCGGGTCCCGTTCCAGAGCCGCCACTACCACGGAGAAGCACTCGGGAACGTCGCGAGCCTCGTCGGTACCCCATGCCAGAGCGACCTATATTGCCCCAAGAAAAGGAAGATGTAACCGAGTTGGCACGGCCGCGATAG